A section of the Amblyomma americanum isolate KBUSLIRL-KWMA chromosome 2, ASM5285725v1, whole genome shotgun sequence genome encodes:
- the LOC144121635 gene encoding 3 beta-hydroxysteroid dehydrogenase type 7-like translates to MDMSSCENKNKTTSLALQGGDRDDGSQRPVRIVVVTGSSGMVGHHVVRELQDHPSVQEVRLFDVRPFENKLGHPMRKRTKQVLGSVCDAQAVREAVRGADAVIHCAALVPAAVIEDEAALERVNVQGTQNVVDACLEENVAYLVHTGSVVVIMDKQLSESKWCYESPYSETKARAEKIIEEARKRSFRNGLHSLRTIVVRLPPIYGELDRLVVAGLIRWSKRMCNILFRMGPGFQCIYAGNAASAHIRALDALSEDSTLSGRCLVACDDTPTDFGAFLGPLIEGHRIRILPLPLPYVFMMAVAVSTRGIATLLAPFIPSVREAQLLKPSDVRFAYGGATFDDADFRKALEWQPKYSPEESARLARSFYDEL, encoded by the exons ATGGATATGAGTAGCtgcgaaaacaaaaacaaaacgactTCATTGGCTCTTCAAGGCGGCGACCG CGACGACGGTTCCCAGCGACCCGTCAGGATCGTCGTAGTGACCGGGTCGAGTGGTATGGTGGGTCACCACGTGGTGCGAGAGCTGCAGGACCACCCGAGCGTGCAAGAAGTGCGCCTCTTCGATGTCAGGCCGTTCGAGAACAAACTGG GGCACCCGATGCGCAAGAGGACCAAGCAGGTGTTGGGCAGCGTATGTGATGCTCAAGCCGTGCGGGAGGCCGTACGAGGTGCCGATGCGGTGATCCACTGCGCAGCGCTGGTGCCTGCTGCTGTCATCGAGGATGAAGCGGCGCTCGAGAGGGTCAACGTGCAGG GTACGCAGAATGTTGTCGACGCTTGCCTGGAAGAAAACGTGGCGTACCTTGTTCACACTGGGAGCGTGGTCGTAATTATGGACAAGCAGCTTTCGGAGTCTAAATGGTGCTACGAAAGCCCATATTCCGAAACCAAGGCACGAGCTGAAAAGATCATCGAGGAGGCCCGAAAACGCTCCTTCAGAAATG GGCTACACAGTTTGAGGACTATTGTTGTTCGACTGCCACCCATCTACGGAGAGTTGGACCGCCTCGTTGTGGCTGGGCTCATAAGATGGTCGAAGAGGATGTGCAACATTTTGTTCAGAATGGGACCAGGTTTTCAG TGCATCTACGCcggaaacgcagcctccgcgcaCATTCGAGCCCTGGACGCACTCTCGGAGGACTCGACACTGTCCGGCCGCTGCCTGGTAGCCTGCGACGACACTCCCACGGACTTTGGAGCTTTCCTCGGCCCTCTGATCGAAGGGCATCGCATCCGGATTTTGCCGCTTCCGCTGCCCTACGTCTTTATGATGGCGGTGGCTGTCAGCACTCGGGGCATCGCAACGCTACTCGCTCCTTTTATCCCCAGCGTCCGCGAAGCCCAGCTATTGAAACCGTCGGATGTACGTTTCGCGTACGGTGGCGCCACGTTCGATGACGCCGATTTCAGGAAAGCGCTCGAATGGCAACCCAAGTACTCACCGGAAGAGTCAGCTCGCCTGGCTCGCTCGTTCTACGATGAACTGTGA